Proteins encoded by one window of Paenibacillus urinalis:
- a CDS encoding YheC/YheD family protein, which yields MSLTIGSKWLKTQVLLSNASVANHIPETCLFTKQHLKNMLQKYGMVFVKPVHGGGGAGVIRVKQEQTGYSYTKLSRRLTFSNFDLMYASLLRAKKRRSYLIQRGIELAQIGGRPIDYRVKFVKQEAGWKITAMLGRLARPGLVITNVCKGGTLIKGRLALQQSLPHISARSKQQEMRNLTRVCTAILEERFPGLGQLGFDYGLDHSGKIWILEVNTRPQ from the coding sequence ATGAGCTTGACGATCGGAAGTAAGTGGTTAAAAACACAAGTGCTCCTGAGCAATGCCTCTGTTGCTAATCATATCCCAGAAACCTGCTTGTTTACCAAGCAGCATCTGAAAAATATGTTACAAAAATACGGAATGGTATTTGTTAAGCCCGTCCATGGAGGCGGAGGAGCCGGTGTCATTCGTGTTAAGCAAGAGCAGACAGGTTATTCATACACCAAACTGTCACGCCGACTGACGTTTTCGAATTTTGATCTTATGTATGCCTCGCTTCTGAGAGCAAAGAAGAGAAGAAGCTATCTAATACAGCGTGGAATAGAGCTGGCTCAGATCGGAGGCAGACCGATCGATTATCGTGTCAAATTCGTCAAGCAGGAGGCAGGCTGGAAGATCACGGCTATGCTGGGAAGACTGGCTCGACCCGGCCTTGTGATAACCAATGTATGCAAGGGCGGAACCTTAATTAAAGGACGGCTGGCATTACAGCAGTCACTTCCCCACATCAGCGCTCGGTCGAAGCAGCAGGAGATGCGGAATTTAACACGTGTCTGTACGGCTATCTTAGAAGAAAGGTTCCCGGGACTCGGACAATTGGGCTTTGATTATGGACTTGACCATTCGGGAAAGATCTGGATTCTGGAAGTCAATACAAGACCTCAATAA
- a CDS encoding NAD(P)/FAD-dependent oxidoreductase, translated as MTTPDSTQDITDLLIIGGGPAGMFAAFYGGMRQASVKIVESMPQLGGQLAALYPEKYIYDVAGFPKITAGDLVGNLLEQMKRFDTDIRLEEKVLSVEKKEERHFVVTTDKDVHHAKAVIITAGVGAFEPRRLDLEGAGKFEQTNLHYFVSDLQRFAGKKVLISGGGDSAVDWALMLEPIAEQVTLIHRRDKFRAHEHSVENLMASKVNVVTPVEITELHGEDRITKVTLSHVKIKETQEIEVDDVIVNFGFISSLGPIAEWGIEINSNSIVVDTRMETSIPGIFAAGDITTYEGKLKLIAVGFGEAPTAVNNAKVYVDPSAKLSPGHSSNMKM; from the coding sequence GTGACGACCCCAGATTCCACACAAGATATAACTGATTTGCTCATCATCGGCGGCGGTCCCGCTGGGATGTTCGCGGCATTTTACGGAGGGATGCGTCAGGCTTCTGTCAAAATCGTAGAGAGCATGCCTCAGCTCGGCGGGCAGCTTGCCGCCTTGTATCCGGAGAAATACATCTATGATGTTGCTGGATTTCCAAAGATTACGGCTGGCGATCTCGTCGGCAATCTGCTGGAGCAAATGAAACGCTTCGACACCGATATCCGTCTAGAGGAGAAGGTACTTTCTGTTGAAAAGAAAGAAGAGCGGCATTTTGTCGTAACGACAGATAAAGACGTTCATCATGCCAAAGCCGTTATTATTACAGCAGGTGTAGGCGCATTCGAGCCTCGCAGACTGGATCTTGAAGGAGCGGGCAAGTTCGAACAAACGAACCTGCACTATTTTGTAAGTGACCTGCAGCGCTTTGCCGGCAAGAAGGTGCTCATCAGCGGAGGAGGAGATTCTGCAGTTGACTGGGCGCTTATGCTTGAGCCAATCGCAGAGCAAGTCACCCTGATTCACCGCCGCGATAAATTCCGTGCGCATGAGCACAGTGTAGAGAACCTTATGGCATCCAAAGTGAATGTAGTTACGCCAGTAGAGATTACGGAGCTTCATGGTGAAGACCGCATCACGAAGGTAACGCTCTCTCATGTCAAGATAAAAGAAACACAAGAGATTGAAGTTGATGATGTCATTGTAAACTTTGGATTCATTTCCTCTCTAGGTCCGATTGCCGAGTGGGGCATCGAGATTAACAGCAACTCCATTGTGGTTGATACACGTATGGAGACAAGTATTCCGGGAATCTTTGCCGCCGGTGATATTACAACCTATGAAGGTAAGCTGAAGCTGATTGCTGTTGGATTCGGCGAAGCACCGACCGCAGTTAATAACGCCAAGGTCTATGTGGACCCAAGCGCGAAGCTGTCTCCAGGCCATAGCAGCAACATGAAGATGTAA
- a CDS encoding NAD(P)/FAD-dependent oxidoreductase — protein MSSIPKIVILGAGYGGILTAQRLQKELNYNEADVTLVNRHDYHYITTHLHMPAAGTDSIEHARVPISKLIDEFKIDLVKSAVKDIRPHEKKVILEDGTLSYDVLVVGLGGEPETFGIPGMREHALTIRSINSVRLIREHIEYQFACYKNDSKASRMNFVVGGAGFSGVEFVSELADRLPRLCKEFDVDPGVVHLYNVEAAPTALPGFDKELVDYAMKVLKDKGVSLRIGVPIKECLPEGVIIGDGEHIEASTVVWTGGIRGNRLVEQAGFEVTRGRVAVDEYLRAPGFDNIFIIGDSSLILSAEGRPYPPTAQMAMQQGVNCAKNISLLIRGKSLEKFRFNHKGTVASLGKGEAIAVVNGKKWKGWKAAQLKKAVDIRYLYKIGGIPLVIQKGRFF, from the coding sequence ATGAGCAGCATTCCTAAGATTGTCATCCTTGGCGCAGGCTACGGGGGTATATTAACCGCGCAGCGACTTCAAAAGGAACTGAATTATAACGAAGCAGACGTTACACTCGTAAATCGGCATGACTACCATTATATTACGACACATCTTCATATGCCGGCCGCGGGGACGGACTCAATTGAGCATGCAAGGGTGCCTATTTCCAAATTAATTGATGAATTCAAGATCGATCTTGTGAAATCTGCAGTGAAAGATATTAGGCCGCATGAGAAGAAAGTGATATTGGAAGATGGTACCTTGTCGTACGATGTCTTAGTTGTTGGTCTCGGAGGTGAACCGGAAACGTTCGGAATCCCTGGGATGAGAGAGCACGCTTTGACGATTCGCAGCATTAATTCAGTAAGGCTGATCCGGGAGCATATTGAGTATCAATTTGCATGCTACAAGAATGACAGCAAGGCCAGCAGAATGAATTTTGTAGTGGGCGGTGCGGGCTTTAGCGGCGTAGAGTTCGTATCTGAGCTTGCTGACCGTCTTCCACGCCTGTGCAAGGAGTTTGATGTCGATCCAGGGGTTGTACACCTCTACAATGTTGAAGCAGCTCCAACGGCCCTTCCAGGCTTTGATAAAGAACTGGTCGATTATGCGATGAAGGTGCTTAAGGACAAGGGAGTATCACTGCGTATAGGTGTTCCTATCAAAGAATGTCTGCCTGAGGGTGTTATTATCGGAGATGGGGAACACATTGAAGCTTCCACGGTCGTATGGACCGGGGGAATCAGGGGCAACAGGCTGGTGGAGCAGGCTGGCTTTGAGGTCACACGCGGACGTGTAGCCGTTGATGAATATTTGCGGGCGCCCGGCTTCGATAACATATTCATCATTGGAGACAGCTCTCTCATTTTGAGTGCAGAGGGTCGTCCTTACCCGCCTACAGCTCAGATGGCGATGCAGCAAGGAGTCAATTGTGCTAAGAATATCTCTTTACTGATCCGGGGCAAATCGCTGGAAAAATTCAGATTCAATCATAAAGGGACAGTAGCGTCACTTGGCAAGGGAGAAGCGATTGCCGTTGTGAACGGGAAGAAATGGAAAGGCTGGAAGGCTGCCCAGCTCAAAAAAGCAGTAGATATCAGATACTTATATAAGATCGGCGGAATTCCGCTCGTCATTCAAAAAG
- a CDS encoding sporulation histidine kinase inhibitor Sda — translation MAMLSDETLLDSYHMAIELQLDVDFIALLLEEIHKRRLHTDVSSVLH, via the coding sequence ATGGCTATGCTCTCAGATGAGACGCTGCTCGATTCTTACCATATGGCAATCGAGCTTCAGCTTGATGTCGATTTCATAGCATTATTATTAGAAGAAATCCACAAGCGCAGATTGCATACCGACGTATCTTCCGTTCTGCACTAG
- a CDS encoding Ppx/GppA phosphatase family protein produces the protein MNHRTGIIDIGSNSIRLVIYEVLHSGEHRVLHEKKYAARLSQKVSPDGTITKENIDTIIPVLLSYQDICSAYRVLHIRAAATAAIRNAANSEEITGWIRAATGLTVELISGEDEGRLGFLGVRESIPLQDGYIIDIGGGSTEITLFLNREYRASLSIPYGAVNSHARYGTADYWRSETVQGFKQSILTALKEEEWLLTHPNLPLVGLGGTVRALAKMVQKRQAYSLPLMHGYMMSKADIQSFYDTLPYIPYDQRKKTPGLSKDRTDLIIPGIILLQTIFELLRSTHYVVSGAGLRDGLFYEPLHRQFPQFMDQDVLYKSVHNALAYDSLAPQEELDQVYSLMKRLHTTLIGQGQTQDERIIYAVSMLHRLGERVHHHRASSHSMYWLMNKGMWGLSHRETVISAIVCDYHKNRTPKQIQDHLDILTSADVEKIHQIGSLLKLARALYSGGKAIQRVEMQKTDDALHLQLSCSREPSVELVELTEAKKDVEKAWKLSLKWSLSLSSTF, from the coding sequence ATGAATCATCGAACTGGCATCATTGATATTGGATCGAACTCGATCCGACTCGTAATATACGAAGTACTTCATTCAGGAGAGCATAGAGTTCTCCATGAGAAAAAGTATGCAGCTAGGCTCAGTCAAAAAGTGAGTCCTGACGGCACCATCACCAAAGAAAATATAGATACGATCATTCCCGTTCTGCTGAGCTATCAGGATATCTGTTCAGCATACCGTGTCTTACATATCCGGGCAGCGGCGACCGCAGCCATTCGAAACGCTGCAAACAGCGAGGAGATTACAGGCTGGATCAGAGCGGCGACCGGACTTACCGTTGAGCTTATTTCCGGAGAGGACGAAGGACGACTTGGGTTTCTCGGTGTGCGAGAATCCATCCCCCTCCAGGACGGATATATCATTGATATCGGAGGAGGAAGTACAGAGATCACACTGTTCCTTAACCGCGAGTATCGAGCAAGCTTATCGATCCCATATGGTGCGGTTAATTCTCATGCACGTTACGGCACAGCCGATTACTGGCGTTCAGAAACCGTGCAAGGATTCAAACAGTCGATCCTTACGGCCTTGAAGGAGGAGGAGTGGCTGCTGACACATCCAAATCTTCCACTCGTCGGTCTTGGCGGCACCGTTCGTGCCTTGGCAAAAATGGTTCAGAAGAGACAAGCCTATTCCCTTCCGCTTATGCACGGGTACATGATGAGCAAAGCTGATATTCAGTCCTTCTATGACACGCTTCCATATATTCCATATGACCAGCGCAAGAAGACCCCTGGCTTATCCAAGGATCGAACCGATCTGATCATTCCTGGTATTATTCTGCTGCAGACGATCTTCGAGCTATTACGGTCTACCCATTATGTGGTGAGCGGAGCAGGACTTCGTGACGGGTTGTTCTATGAGCCCCTTCATCGGCAATTTCCTCAGTTTATGGATCAGGATGTCTTGTACAAGAGTGTCCACAATGCTCTTGCCTATGATTCACTTGCACCGCAGGAGGAGCTTGATCAAGTCTACAGCCTAATGAAGCGACTTCACACTACACTTATAGGCCAAGGACAGACACAGGATGAGCGCATCATTTATGCTGTGTCTATGCTTCACAGATTAGGAGAGCGGGTACATCACCACCGGGCAAGCTCCCATTCCATGTATTGGCTCATGAACAAAGGCATGTGGGGACTCAGTCATCGAGAAACGGTCATCTCTGCTATCGTCTGTGATTACCATAAGAACCGTACGCCCAAGCAAATCCAAGATCATTTGGATATTTTGACATCTGCAGATGTGGAGAAAATACACCAAATCGGCTCCCTGCTTAAGCTCGCCCGAGCTTTATACAGTGGAGGAAAAGCGATCCAAAGGGTGGAAATGCAAAAAACAGACGACGCCCTGCACCTGCAGTTAAGCTGCAGCAGGGAGCCGTCTGTGGAACTGGTGGAACTAACGGAGGCTAAGAAAGATGTTGAGAAGGCCTGGAAGCTTAGCTTGAAATGGTCGCTTTCTCTTTCTTCCACGTTTTGA